One part of the Phoenix dactylifera cultivar Barhee BC4 chromosome 4, palm_55x_up_171113_PBpolish2nd_filt_p, whole genome shotgun sequence genome encodes these proteins:
- the LOC103695817 gene encoding bidirectional sugar transporter SWEET2a-like isoform X1 — translation MVSSAASFYGIGTYAAGIAGNLFAFVLFVSPIPTFKRIVRNKSIEQFSGLPYVYSLLNCLICMWYGLPCVSYGVILVATVNSIGAAFQLVYVTLFIIYADTTRRMKMSGLLIAVFCVFSLIIYVSLELFDHQARQTLVGYLSVASLISMFASPLFIIHLVIQTRSVEFMPFYLSLATFLMSVSFFAYGMLLHDFFIYIPNGIGTVLGVIQLLVYAYYSRKSREESRLPLLRFSTRAILKASSSLYAPLRWQSITSFQWIMEHQLFQLHPTRNCKCQNQMPQDVKFVPYPFSMLPHATLRYLFINIILSAFGGERFVALDVTFD, via the exons ATGGTTTCTTCAGCGGCCTCCTTCTATGGCATCGGCACCTATGCGGCTGGAATTGCTG GTAACCTCTTTGCATTTGTGTTGTTTGTCTCACCGAT ACCCACGTTCAAAAGAATTGTCAGAAACAAATCAATAGAGCAATTCTCGGGGTTACCCTATGTGTACTCCCTCTTGAACTGCTTGATCTGCATGTGGTATGGTCTTCCCTGTGTGTCCTATGGTGTAATCTTGGTTGCTACAGTCAATTCCATCGGCGCTGCTTTTCAGCTGGTCTATGTGACCCTCTTCATTATATATGCAGATACTACAAGAAGG ATGAAAATGTCTGGATTGCTGATAGCAGTTTTCTGTGTTTTTTCTCTCATCATATATGTCAGCCTTGAGTTGTTCGATCACCAAGCACGGCAAACTCTTGTTGGATATCTAAGTGTTGCTTCCCTCATTTCCATGTTTGCGTCACCTTTATTTATCATT CATTTGGTAATACAGACAAGGAGTGTCGAATTCATGCCTTTCTACCTATcccttgcaacctttttgatgagTGTATCATTTTTTGCATATGGGATGCTGTTGCATGACTTTTTCATATAT ATTCCAAATGGGATTGGAACAGTCTTGGGGGTCATACAATTGCTGGTATATGCATACTATAGCAGGAAATCAAGAGAAGAGTCTAGGTTGCCATTGCTAAG GTTCTCAACTAGAGCTATCTTAAAAGCTTCATCTTCTCTGTATGCCCCTTTGAGGTGGCAGTCTATCACTTCATTCCAG TGGATCATGGAGCATCAACTGTTCCAGCTGCATCCAACAAGAAACTGTAAGTGCCAGAACCAAATGCCTCAAGATGTGAAGTTTGTGCCATATCCATTCTCCATGCTCCCACATGCTACTCTTCGATATCTTTTCATTAATATAATTCTAAGTGCTTTTGGAGGAGAAAGGTTTGTAGCTCTAGATGTGACATTCGATTGA
- the LOC103695817 gene encoding bidirectional sugar transporter SWEET2a-like isoform X2, with translation MVSSAASFYGIGTYAAGIAGNLFAFVLFVSPIPTFKRIVRNKSIEQFSGLPYVYSLLNCLICMWYGLPCVSYGVILVATVNSIGAAFQLVYVTLFIIYADTTRRMKMSGLLIAVFCVFSLIIYVSLELFDHQARQTLVGYLSVASLISMFASPLFIIHLVIQTRSVEFMPFYLSLATFLMSVSFFAYGMLLHDFFIYIPNGIGTVLGVIQLLVYAYYSRKSREESRLPLLRFSTRAILKASSSLYAPLRWQSITSFQPMPSSDYHITCSMLFCIDIQESHRRNRKHVRRIT, from the exons ATGGTTTCTTCAGCGGCCTCCTTCTATGGCATCGGCACCTATGCGGCTGGAATTGCTG GTAACCTCTTTGCATTTGTGTTGTTTGTCTCACCGAT ACCCACGTTCAAAAGAATTGTCAGAAACAAATCAATAGAGCAATTCTCGGGGTTACCCTATGTGTACTCCCTCTTGAACTGCTTGATCTGCATGTGGTATGGTCTTCCCTGTGTGTCCTATGGTGTAATCTTGGTTGCTACAGTCAATTCCATCGGCGCTGCTTTTCAGCTGGTCTATGTGACCCTCTTCATTATATATGCAGATACTACAAGAAGG ATGAAAATGTCTGGATTGCTGATAGCAGTTTTCTGTGTTTTTTCTCTCATCATATATGTCAGCCTTGAGTTGTTCGATCACCAAGCACGGCAAACTCTTGTTGGATATCTAAGTGTTGCTTCCCTCATTTCCATGTTTGCGTCACCTTTATTTATCATT CATTTGGTAATACAGACAAGGAGTGTCGAATTCATGCCTTTCTACCTATcccttgcaacctttttgatgagTGTATCATTTTTTGCATATGGGATGCTGTTGCATGACTTTTTCATATAT ATTCCAAATGGGATTGGAACAGTCTTGGGGGTCATACAATTGCTGGTATATGCATACTATAGCAGGAAATCAAGAGAAGAGTCTAGGTTGCCATTGCTAAG GTTCTCAACTAGAGCTATCTTAAAAGCTTCATCTTCTCTGTATGCCCCTTTGAGGTGGCAGTCTATCACTTCATTCCAG CCTATGCCAAGCAGCGACTACCATATTACATGTTCCATGCTGTTCTGCATTGATATTCAGGAATCGCATAGGAGAAATCGCAAGCATGTCAGAAGGATTACTTGA
- the LOC103695817 gene encoding bidirectional sugar transporter SWEET2a-like isoform X3, translating to MVSSAASFYGIGTYAAGIAGNLFAFVLFVSPIPTFKRIVRNKSIEQFSGLPYVYSLLNCLICMWYGLPCVSYGVILVATVNSIGAAFQLVYVTLFIIYADTTRRMKMSGLLIAVFCVFSLIIYVSLELFDHQARQTLVGYLSVASLISMFASPLFIIHLVIQTRSVEFMPFYLSLATFLMSVSFFAYGMLLHDFFIYIPNGIGTVLGVIQLLVYAYYSRKSREESRLPLLRDL from the exons ATGGTTTCTTCAGCGGCCTCCTTCTATGGCATCGGCACCTATGCGGCTGGAATTGCTG GTAACCTCTTTGCATTTGTGTTGTTTGTCTCACCGAT ACCCACGTTCAAAAGAATTGTCAGAAACAAATCAATAGAGCAATTCTCGGGGTTACCCTATGTGTACTCCCTCTTGAACTGCTTGATCTGCATGTGGTATGGTCTTCCCTGTGTGTCCTATGGTGTAATCTTGGTTGCTACAGTCAATTCCATCGGCGCTGCTTTTCAGCTGGTCTATGTGACCCTCTTCATTATATATGCAGATACTACAAGAAGG ATGAAAATGTCTGGATTGCTGATAGCAGTTTTCTGTGTTTTTTCTCTCATCATATATGTCAGCCTTGAGTTGTTCGATCACCAAGCACGGCAAACTCTTGTTGGATATCTAAGTGTTGCTTCCCTCATTTCCATGTTTGCGTCACCTTTATTTATCATT CATTTGGTAATACAGACAAGGAGTGTCGAATTCATGCCTTTCTACCTATcccttgcaacctttttgatgagTGTATCATTTTTTGCATATGGGATGCTGTTGCATGACTTTTTCATATAT ATTCCAAATGGGATTGGAACAGTCTTGGGGGTCATACAATTGCTGGTATATGCATACTATAGCAGGAAATCAAGAGAAGAGTCTAGGTTGCCATTGCTAAG AGATCTGTAG
- the LOC103695820 gene encoding S-type anion channel SLAH1-like, whose translation MDISSHLSSMEEREQQLPIATNSSIRAQAPTTGLNIAATSQALTWLSNLTRFHAGYFRISLSLCGQALLWKTLREPTTDDHALRHVIHMLPSAAFFFLWSLALFSLVALCLLYAIRCLFRFENIKAELSHHVGMNYLFAPWISWLLLLESTPFLHPKTASYLALWWVFSVPIFVLDVKIYGQWFTKGKKLLSMAANPTSQISVIGNLVGARAAARMGWRESALCMFSLGMAHYLVLFVTLYQRFVGSDSLPAMLRPVFFLFFAAPSMASLAWDSISGTFDSASKMLFFLSLFLFASLVSRPALFRRSMRRFNVAWWAYSFPLTMLALAAAEYAQEVKGSVSDALMLVLSVLSVLVTVLLLVFTFLKTGDLLPHDDPFAPSPSMPAGSGVPNCTLSHT comes from the exons ATGGATATAAGCTCCCACTTATCCTCGATGGAGGAAAGAGAGCAGCAGCTCCCAATCGCTACCAACTCTTCCATCCGCGCGCAAGCACCAACCACGGGCCTTAATATAGCTGCCACTAGCCAAGCTCTCACTTGGCTCTCCAACCTGACCAGATTCCATGCCGGATACTTTCGCATCAGCCTCTCCCTCTGCGGCCAGGCCCTGCTATGGAAGACTCTCAGGGAGCCTACCACCGACGACCACGCCCTCCGCCATGTCATTCACATGCTTCCCTCGgccgccttcttcttcctctggtCCCTCGCCCTTTTCTCTCTCGTGGCGCTCTGCCTCCTTTACGCCATCCGCTGCCTCTTTCGGTTCGAGAACATCAAGGCCGAGCTCTCCCACCATGTCGGCATGAACTACCTCTTTGCGCCATGGATCTCATGGCTTCTCCTCCTCGAGTCCACCCCCTTCCTCCACCCCAAGACCGCCAGCTACCTCGCCCTCTGGTGGGTGTTCTCGGTCCCCATATTCGTTCTCGATGTCAAGATCTACGGGCAGTGGTTCACCAAGGGGAAGAAGTTGCTGTCGATGGCGGCGAACCCCACGAGCCAGATCTCGGTGATCGGGAACCTGGTGGGGGCGAGGGCGGCGGCGAGGATGGGGTGGCGGGAGAGCGCCTTGTGCATGTTTTCACTTGGGATGGCGCATTACCTCGTGCTCTTCGTCACCTTGTACCAGAGGTTCGTGGGGAGCGATAGCCTCCCGGCGATGCTCCGCCCGgtattcttcctcttcttcgcgGCGCCAAGCATGGCCAGCTTGGCCTGGGATTCCATCTCTGGCACCTTCGACAGTGCCTCCAAGATGCTTTTCTTCCTATCACTCTTCCTCTTCGCTTCATTG GTGTCGAGGCCAGCACTGTTCAGGAGATCCATGAGGCGGTTCAACGTTGCATGGTGGGCGTACTCCTTCCCGCTGACCATGCTGGCCCTGGCGGCCGCTGAATATGCCCAGGAGGTGAAGGGTTCCGTCTCTGACGCCCTCATGCTCGTCCTCTCCGTTCTCTCCGTGCTTGTCACCGtgctcctcttggtcttcacaTTTCTCAAAACCGGCGATCTCTTGCCCCATGACGATCCCTTCGCACCATCGCCCTCAATGCCGGCGGGCTCCGGAGTGCCCAACTGCACACTTAGCCACACTTAG